Proteins encoded by one window of Halomonas chromatireducens:
- the dnaG gene encoding DNA primase: MAGQIPQRFIDDLLARVDVVELVGERVQLKKAGRNHAGLCPFHQEKTPSFTVSADKQFYHCFGCGAHGNALRFLMEYDNLPFPEAVEQLASRLGLEVPREGADDPRAQARERKRKEGVNLLELSASFFRERLKMPEGQAARHYLAERGLSPEIQAAFGIGYAPDEWESLKRHLSVREIPEALQIEYGLLVHREESGRTYDRFRDRVMFPIRDVRGRTIAFGGRVLGDAKPKYLNSPETPVFHKGRELYGLFEARQANTRLERLVIVEGYMDVVALAQFGIRNAVATLGTSTSEDHLSRLFRMVDEVVFCFDGDRAGRQAASRALEVVLPLMIDGRQARFLFLPEGDDPDTLVRREGAEAFVDRITCASPLSEFLFDLAARGRDLARIEDRERYASQVLAATGKLPDGLLKSMMLNELSRRTGVERSRFEALMSRSDIGVGAPVEVEATSAPLKPSSVTGAGAGPQHDRMPLGLVARILQLLLHEPILVERLPETEDWYPEGDPDVPLCREVVRLLRAGRYRSGQVLLAHFHGSDQGQRLAVLVRREMLIPRAARAQELDGLVEHFRRHQRRPSCQERVDALLAKQRSGERLSPEERQRLMTLLAELGS, encoded by the coding sequence ATGGCCGGTCAGATACCGCAGCGTTTCATTGATGACCTGTTGGCTCGCGTCGACGTTGTCGAGCTGGTGGGCGAGCGGGTGCAGTTGAAGAAGGCCGGGCGCAATCATGCCGGGCTCTGCCCGTTTCATCAGGAAAAGACACCGTCGTTTACCGTCAGTGCCGACAAGCAGTTCTACCACTGCTTCGGCTGTGGCGCGCACGGCAACGCCCTGCGTTTTCTGATGGAGTATGACAACCTGCCCTTCCCCGAGGCGGTCGAGCAGTTGGCTTCGCGGCTTGGCCTGGAAGTCCCGCGTGAAGGGGCTGACGACCCTCGTGCCCAGGCGCGTGAGCGCAAGCGCAAGGAAGGGGTCAACCTGCTTGAGCTTTCGGCAAGCTTTTTTCGGGAGCGCTTGAAGATGCCGGAGGGGCAGGCGGCTCGCCATTATCTGGCCGAGCGCGGCCTTTCGCCCGAGATCCAGGCGGCGTTCGGAATCGGCTATGCGCCGGACGAGTGGGAGTCGCTCAAGCGACACTTGTCGGTGCGGGAGATTCCCGAGGCCCTTCAGATCGAGTATGGACTGCTGGTTCACCGCGAGGAGAGTGGACGTACCTACGACCGCTTCCGTGATCGGGTGATGTTCCCGATTCGCGACGTTCGGGGGAGAACCATCGCCTTTGGCGGGCGTGTGCTGGGCGATGCCAAGCCCAAGTATCTCAACTCGCCCGAAACGCCGGTTTTTCACAAGGGGCGGGAGCTCTACGGGCTATTCGAGGCGCGTCAGGCCAATACGCGCCTAGAGCGGTTGGTGATCGTCGAAGGCTACATGGATGTGGTGGCCCTGGCACAGTTCGGGATTCGCAATGCCGTGGCCACGCTGGGTACTTCCACTAGCGAGGATCACCTGTCGCGGCTGTTTCGCATGGTCGACGAGGTGGTGTTCTGCTTCGACGGCGACCGGGCTGGCCGGCAGGCGGCCAGCAGGGCGCTGGAAGTCGTTCTGCCGCTGATGATCGACGGTCGGCAGGCCCGGTTTCTGTTCCTGCCCGAAGGGGACGATCCGGATACCCTGGTGCGACGAGAAGGTGCCGAGGCCTTCGTTGATCGAATCACCTGCGCCAGCCCGCTGTCGGAATTTCTCTTCGATCTGGCGGCCAGGGGGCGTGACCTGGCGCGTATCGAAGACCGCGAGCGCTATGCCAGTCAGGTACTGGCGGCCACGGGAAAACTGCCCGATGGGTTGTTGAAATCTATGATGCTCAATGAGCTTTCGCGACGCACCGGTGTCGAACGATCACGCTTCGAAGCACTTATGTCGCGATCCGACATTGGTGTGGGGGCGCCCGTTGAGGTCGAAGCGACTTCTGCGCCGCTCAAGCCTTCGTCAGTCACGGGAGCCGGGGCCGGGCCACAGCACGACCGCATGCCCCTGGGACTGGTGGCGCGAATACTTCAGTTGTTGCTGCATGAGCCGATATTGGTAGAGCGGCTGCCCGAGACGGAGGACTGGTATCCCGAGGGGGATCCGGATGTCCCGCTCTGCCGGGAGGTGGTGCGCCTCTTGCGGGCCGGGCGCTATCGCAGCGGACAGGTGCTGCTCGCGCATTTTCATGGCAGCGATCAGGGCCAGCGTCTCGCGGTGCTGGTGAGGCGTGAAATGCTTATCCCGCGTGCCGCCAGGGCGCAGGAACTCGATGGCCTGGTCGAGCATTTTCGTCGGCATCAGAGGCGCCCTTCGTGCCAGGAGCGAGTCGATGCACTGCTGGCAAAGCAGCGCTCGGGCGAACGGCTTTCGCCCGAGGAGCGACAGCGACTCATGACGCTGCTAGCCGAGCTGGGAAGCTGA
- the rpsU gene encoding 30S ribosomal protein S21: protein MPSVKVRDNEPFDVALRRFKRSCEKAGILSEVRRREHYEKPTAERKRKAAAAVKRHAKKLQRERKRFERLY from the coding sequence ATGCCTTCTGTAAAAGTACGTGATAATGAGCCGTTTGACGTAGCGCTGCGTCGTTTCAAGCGTTCCTGCGAAAAAGCCGGCATTCTGTCCGAGGTTCGCCGTCGCGAGCACTACGAGAAGCCGACTGCAGAGCGCAAGCGCAAGGCAGCCGCTGCGGTGAAGCGTCACGCCAAGAAGCTCCAGCGTGAGCGGAAGCGTTTCGAAAGGCTCTATTGA
- a CDS encoding EAL domain-containing protein yields MTIRNLLIFLLTLMGLLILLGSSWEIREIRAKLNAAQWVHQSNRVADLSLRASGVMAMERGITAAILSHPAEASPDMMYEMARQRHDGNALYHAIQASASELPSLARIDDTHPLRRGLQQLTQHHDTMATARQKVDQRIASEAAEIDESQWIGLATRYIYALSELRDATAHPMPDNIYSYTTNPLIKDALFNVSEYAGRERAIIGSAIAQQRTLSENERARLQRYRDIVEASLARVETLIQQLPDIPALTRARAELDAHFLDEYQALRLAVYEADSDRAAYPVSAAEWYQQATAGIGSVLTLSEAVSDHFETSLDRLRDGVMLSVAMVAFSILTAVSIFVFAVWSIRRRILHPLLRLETAVNHVANDLKQPLPAFSSDEIGSLAQAFESLRSSLVKDIEQREATEAELRKFSHAVEQSADSVIITNRRREIEYVNRAFEQMRGYQREDILGMNVRIFKSHERNPPELYQDFRSALKNGDTFRATLINLGASGDSYYEELAVSPLFDPSGEITHYVANGRDVTERIHAEQELLKLNQAIDQSVSSIVITDANGITEYVNPQFTRTTGYAPEEIKGRRIPLLEPGRLPRSQYRNLRRTLQQGKVWEGEVLNRRKDGEPYWELTSISPVRNRHGIITHFVGIQYDISERKRMEEQINHLAFYDSLTNLPNRTLLAQRFDKLASQALQRGKQVALLSLDISRFHLLNDSLGHRVGDKVLQSVGQRLSECARQQDMVARYAGDEFVVILSDAPDAQGIAAVAQRMIDTVFRPLTIEGHDLRISMHAGISVLPQDGQDLESLLGNATTAQRLAAREGKNTYRFFTEDLNAAAQQRLALEQDLRRALEDNALELHYQPKVELATGEVVGMEALARWHHPSEGNVSPMTFIPIAEDTGLIQPLGEWALRQACLQGQAWQLQGLGPLNMAVNLSTRQLQQVDLAASVGRILAETGFPPALLELELTESAVMERPEETIRVLNELKSLGVRLAVDDFGTGYSSLAYLRRFPFDTLKIDRSFITNITTSPDEASIAQTIIAMGRGLRLQVVAEGVETQAQAATLRRHCCDQLQGYLFSRPLPARELEALLRERRRMTLPDSNSADDGRSLLLMDTDANALAALCTPLQKAGYRPLATTHINEAFDLLALNGIRVVVGGLHLPEMPGLEFFKRIRALYPEVTCLALAATEDTTRVTELVKSGLVQGWLASDCQGKALLAQVQEAFSLAALPAASQDAALDINP; encoded by the coding sequence ATGACCATTCGCAATCTCTTGATTTTTCTGCTGACGCTGATGGGGCTACTGATTCTGCTGGGTTCGAGTTGGGAAATTCGTGAGATCCGGGCCAAGCTGAACGCCGCGCAGTGGGTCCACCAGAGCAATCGGGTGGCAGACCTGTCCCTTCGCGCGAGCGGTGTCATGGCCATGGAGCGCGGAATCACCGCTGCCATCCTGTCTCACCCGGCCGAGGCCAGCCCGGACATGATGTACGAGATGGCCCGCCAACGACACGATGGCAACGCACTCTATCATGCCATCCAGGCCTCTGCCTCAGAGCTGCCGAGCCTTGCTCGAATCGACGACACTCACCCCCTTCGCCGCGGCCTGCAGCAACTCACCCAGCACCACGACACAATGGCAACCGCGCGCCAGAAGGTAGACCAGCGTATCGCCAGCGAGGCCGCAGAGATCGATGAAAGCCAATGGATCGGCCTGGCAACACGCTATATCTATGCCCTGTCGGAGCTACGCGATGCCACCGCTCACCCCATGCCGGACAATATCTACTCTTACACCACCAATCCGCTGATCAAGGATGCCCTGTTCAATGTCAGCGAGTATGCCGGGCGGGAACGGGCCATCATCGGCTCGGCCATCGCCCAGCAGCGCACCCTGAGCGAAAATGAACGAGCAAGACTACAGCGCTATCGCGACATCGTCGAAGCCTCGCTTGCCCGAGTCGAGACCCTGATCCAGCAACTGCCTGACATCCCTGCCCTGACAAGGGCGAGAGCCGAGCTGGACGCCCACTTTCTCGATGAGTACCAGGCTCTTCGACTCGCAGTCTATGAAGCCGACAGTGATCGAGCCGCCTACCCGGTCAGTGCTGCCGAGTGGTACCAGCAAGCCACGGCAGGCATCGGCTCCGTGCTGACTCTTTCGGAAGCCGTAAGTGATCATTTCGAAACCAGCCTCGACAGGCTGCGTGACGGCGTCATGCTCTCCGTGGCCATGGTGGCCTTCTCCATTCTCACTGCCGTGAGCATCTTCGTTTTTGCCGTCTGGTCTATCAGGCGGCGCATTCTTCATCCCCTGTTGCGCCTCGAAACAGCGGTGAATCATGTCGCCAATGACTTGAAACAACCGTTACCGGCGTTTTCCAGTGACGAGATCGGCAGTCTCGCGCAGGCCTTCGAGTCCCTGCGCAGCAGTCTTGTCAAAGATATCGAACAACGAGAAGCGACCGAGGCAGAGCTGCGAAAATTCTCTCACGCCGTCGAGCAAAGCGCCGATTCAGTCATCATCACCAATCGCCGCCGGGAAATCGAATACGTCAACAGGGCGTTCGAGCAGATGCGCGGATACCAGCGAGAAGACATTCTCGGCATGAATGTACGCATCTTCAAAAGTCATGAACGCAACCCGCCCGAGCTGTACCAGGATTTCCGCAGCGCCCTGAAAAATGGCGACACCTTCCGTGCCACACTGATCAACCTGGGTGCCAGCGGCGACTCGTACTATGAGGAGCTTGCCGTTTCACCGCTGTTCGACCCGTCTGGCGAAATTACCCACTATGTTGCCAATGGCCGAGACGTGACCGAGCGCATTCATGCGGAGCAGGAACTCCTGAAGCTCAACCAGGCCATCGATCAAAGCGTCAGCTCCATCGTCATCACCGATGCCAATGGTATCACCGAATATGTAAACCCCCAGTTCACACGCACCACCGGCTACGCACCCGAAGAGATCAAAGGCAGGCGCATCCCCCTGCTTGAACCCGGGCGGCTGCCACGCAGCCAGTACCGCAACCTGCGCAGGACGCTTCAGCAAGGCAAGGTGTGGGAAGGGGAGGTGCTGAACCGGCGCAAGGATGGAGAACCCTATTGGGAGTTGACCTCCATCAGTCCGGTTCGCAACCGGCACGGCATTATCACCCACTTCGTCGGCATCCAGTACGACATCAGCGAACGCAAGCGGATGGAGGAGCAGATAAACCATCTGGCCTTTTATGACAGTCTGACGAACCTGCCCAATCGCACTCTGCTGGCCCAGCGCTTCGACAAGCTGGCAAGCCAAGCCCTACAGCGAGGCAAGCAGGTCGCCCTGCTGTCGCTCGATATCAGCCGCTTCCACCTGCTTAACGATAGCCTGGGCCATCGCGTTGGCGACAAGGTGCTGCAGTCTGTCGGGCAGCGGTTGTCAGAGTGCGCTCGCCAGCAGGATATGGTGGCTCGCTATGCGGGAGACGAATTCGTCGTCATCCTCTCCGACGCGCCCGATGCCCAGGGCATCGCCGCCGTTGCCCAGCGAATGATCGACACGGTCTTTCGCCCGCTGACCATCGAAGGCCATGATCTGCGCATCAGCATGCATGCCGGCATCAGCGTGCTACCGCAGGACGGCCAGGATCTCGAATCACTGCTTGGCAACGCCACCACGGCCCAGCGTTTGGCAGCGCGGGAAGGGAAGAACACCTATCGCTTCTTCACCGAAGACCTTAATGCAGCGGCCCAGCAGCGCCTGGCACTCGAGCAGGACTTGCGCCGCGCGCTCGAGGACAATGCCCTCGAGCTGCACTACCAGCCCAAGGTGGAGCTGGCCACTGGCGAGGTAGTCGGCATGGAGGCACTGGCCCGCTGGCACCACCCCAGCGAAGGCAACGTTTCGCCCATGACCTTCATCCCGATCGCTGAGGATACCGGTCTGATCCAACCCTTGGGCGAGTGGGCCCTGCGCCAGGCCTGCCTGCAGGGCCAGGCCTGGCAGCTCCAGGGGCTTGGCCCACTGAATATGGCGGTCAACCTTTCGACCCGCCAGCTACAGCAGGTAGACCTGGCCGCCTCGGTCGGCAGGATCCTGGCCGAAACAGGCTTCCCCCCCGCACTGCTGGAGCTGGAGCTGACCGAAAGTGCGGTCATGGAGCGCCCCGAGGAGACCATCAGAGTCCTGAACGAACTCAAGTCCCTCGGCGTGCGCCTGGCCGTGGACGATTTCGGCACCGGCTATTCCAGCCTGGCCTACCTGCGCCGCTTCCCCTTCGATACGCTGAAGATCGACCGCAGCTTCATTACCAACATCACCACCTCACCGGATGAGGCCTCTATCGCCCAGACCATCATCGCGATGGGGCGCGGGCTTCGCCTTCAGGTCGTGGCCGAAGGAGTGGAAACCCAAGCCCAGGCCGCCACCCTGCGCCGCCATTGCTGCGACCAACTGCAGGGCTATCTGTTCAGTCGCCCACTGCCGGCGAGGGAGCTGGAGGCTCTGTTGAGGGAACGGCGACGCATGACGTTGCCCGACAGCAATTCGGCCGACGACGGCCGCTCGCTGCTGCTGATGGATACCGATGCAAATGCACTTGCCGCGCTGTGTACTCCGTTGCAGAAGGCCGGCTACCGTCCATTGGCCACCACGCACATCAATGAAGCCTTCGACCTGCTCGCCCTGAACGGCATTCGCGTGGTGGTCGGCGGCCTGCACCTTCCGGAGATGCCGGGCCTGGAGTTCTTCAAGCGCATTCGGGCCCTCTATCCCGAAGTCACCTGTCTCGCCCTTGCCGCTACGGAGGACACCACCCGGGTCACCGAGCTCGTCAAGAGCGGCCTGGTCCAAGGCTGGCTGGCAAGCGACTGCCAGGGCAAGGCACTGCTCGCCCAGGTACAGGAGGCCTTCTCACTCGCCGCCCTCCCCGCAGCGAGCCAAGACGCTGCTCTCGATATCAACCCCTGA
- the tsaD gene encoding tRNA (adenosine(37)-N6)-threonylcarbamoyltransferase complex transferase subunit TsaD has protein sequence MLVLGIETSCDETGVALYDTERGLVADALYSQVAMHAEYGGVVPELASRDHTRRLLPLIQQVLDQAGASRTELDAIAYTAGPGLVGALMVGASTAHGMARALAIPVLGVHHMEGHLLAPMLETSPPAFPFVALLVSGGHTQLVEVQGLGDYRLLGESVDDAAGEAFDKAAKMLGLSYPGGPQVAKLAELGDPGRFRFPRPMTDRPGLDFSFSGLKTHTLTTLKRLEQDGALDDQARADVARAFEEAVVDTLVIKCRRALDATGLKRLVMAGGVSANARLRERLERETDKRSARTYYPRGRFCTDNGAMIAYVGAQRLSAGERDEIGIMKAVPRWPMDTLRAPTRN, from the coding sequence ATGCTAGTACTCGGCATCGAAACCTCCTGCGATGAAACCGGCGTCGCGCTCTATGACACCGAACGCGGCCTGGTGGCCGACGCGCTCTACAGCCAGGTCGCCATGCACGCCGAATACGGTGGCGTGGTACCAGAGCTTGCCTCGCGGGACCACACCCGTCGACTGTTGCCACTGATCCAGCAGGTGCTCGACCAGGCCGGTGCCTCCCGCACCGAGCTGGATGCCATCGCCTATACCGCTGGGCCGGGGCTGGTCGGTGCCTTGATGGTGGGAGCCAGTACCGCTCATGGCATGGCGCGAGCACTGGCCATTCCGGTGCTGGGGGTGCATCACATGGAGGGGCACCTGCTGGCACCGATGCTGGAGACGTCACCGCCGGCCTTTCCCTTCGTGGCGCTGCTGGTGTCGGGTGGTCACACCCAGCTGGTCGAGGTCCAGGGACTGGGCGACTATCGGCTGCTGGGCGAGTCGGTGGATGACGCCGCCGGAGAGGCCTTCGACAAGGCGGCCAAGATGCTGGGGCTCTCCTACCCCGGCGGCCCACAGGTAGCGAAACTCGCCGAACTGGGCGACCCCGGTCGCTTTCGCTTTCCACGCCCCATGACCGACCGCCCGGGGCTCGACTTCAGCTTCTCGGGGCTCAAGACCCATACCCTGACCACCCTGAAACGGCTGGAGCAGGATGGCGCGCTCGACGACCAGGCTCGGGCCGACGTGGCCCGGGCCTTCGAGGAGGCGGTGGTAGATACGCTGGTGATCAAGTGTCGCCGTGCGCTGGACGCCACCGGGCTCAAGCGGCTGGTGATGGCGGGCGGCGTCAGTGCCAATGCGCGCCTGCGGGAACGGCTGGAACGGGAGACCGACAAGCGCAGCGCCCGCACCTATTATCCCCGTGGTCGCTTCTGCACCGATAACGGCGCGATGATCGCCTATGTGGGCGCTCAGCGGCTGTCGGCGGGTGAGCGCGACGAGATCGGCATCATGAAGGCCGTACCACGCTGGCCGATGGATACCCTGCGAGCACCAACTCGCAACTGA
- the plsY gene encoding glycerol-3-phosphate 1-O-acyltransferase PlsY, whose translation MTSVEWLPLLLGVGYLSGSWLGALSVCRMAGVEDPRLGGSHNPGFSNVLRLHGRRLALATLLLDAFKGMPVLWLSLWLGLPPWAQGMVGLAVLLGHSYPIWHRFRGGKAVASAFGVMLVLTPWVALCCALLWAILAWRVRTAAVASLASGGLAPLVSVWLAPDYVIVVMAFTALVLARHMLNIRRLRRGDEQGF comes from the coding sequence GTGACATCGGTCGAGTGGCTGCCACTGCTGCTGGGGGTGGGCTATCTCAGCGGTTCCTGGCTGGGTGCGCTGAGCGTGTGCCGAATGGCAGGCGTGGAGGACCCGCGGCTGGGCGGGTCCCATAACCCGGGGTTCTCCAATGTGCTGCGGCTGCATGGCCGCCGGCTGGCACTGGCGACCCTGCTGCTGGATGCCTTCAAGGGCATGCCTGTGCTCTGGTTGTCCCTGTGGCTTGGGCTGCCGCCCTGGGCCCAGGGGATGGTCGGCCTGGCGGTGCTGCTGGGCCACAGCTACCCTATCTGGCACCGCTTTCGCGGTGGCAAGGCCGTCGCCAGCGCCTTCGGCGTGATGCTTGTCCTGACGCCCTGGGTGGCGTTGTGTTGTGCCCTGCTCTGGGCAATCCTGGCCTGGCGCGTGCGCACTGCCGCGGTGGCCTCCCTGGCCAGTGGCGGGCTGGCGCCGCTGGTCAGCGTCTGGCTGGCGCCGGACTATGTCATCGTGGTGATGGCCTTTACCGCGCTGGTGCTGGCACGGCATATGCTGAATATCCGGCGCCTCAGGCGCGGCGACGAGCAGGGATTCTAG
- the folB gene encoding dihydroneopterin aldolase yields MDRVLIESLAVETVIGVYDWERTITQRLLLDLELATDIRPAATGDDISLTLDYAAISERVTRFASDHDFALVETFSERLAETLRDEFAIPWLRLTVRKPGAVPAAAAVGVRIERGTRPEET; encoded by the coding sequence ATGGATCGTGTACTGATCGAGTCGCTCGCAGTGGAGACCGTGATCGGCGTCTATGACTGGGAGCGAACCATCACCCAGCGATTGCTGCTCGACCTGGAGCTGGCCACCGACATTCGCCCCGCTGCAACCGGCGATGATATTTCCCTCACCCTCGACTATGCCGCCATTAGCGAGCGGGTCACCCGCTTTGCAAGCGATCACGATTTTGCCCTGGTGGAAACCTTCAGTGAGCGACTCGCGGAGACACTGCGTGATGAGTTCGCCATTCCATGGCTGCGCCTCACCGTGCGTAAACCCGGTGCCGTGCCCGCCGCCGCCGCAGTCGGCGTTCGCATCGAGCGGGGCACCCGGCCAGAGGAGACGTGA
- the folK gene encoding 2-amino-4-hydroxy-6-hydroxymethyldihydropteridine diphosphokinase — protein MALISASIGSNIDREHHVRTCLDALASTFGSLAVSRVFESEPVGFEDGRNFFNLVVAFESDWMVGELQAWCKRLEFANGRRKESPKFSPRTLDIDLLTVGDLIGEHDGVELPRGEILQHAFVLQPLAELLPEARHPRDGRTYGELWENFNAPDQRLWPVGFSWQPHAVR, from the coding sequence ATGGCCCTGATCAGCGCCAGCATTGGCAGCAACATCGACCGAGAGCATCACGTTCGCACCTGCCTGGATGCCTTGGCGAGCACCTTCGGTAGCCTGGCTGTCTCGCGTGTATTCGAAAGCGAGCCGGTAGGGTTCGAGGATGGTCGCAACTTCTTCAATCTCGTCGTCGCCTTCGAGAGCGACTGGATGGTTGGCGAGCTTCAGGCCTGGTGCAAGCGCCTGGAGTTCGCCAATGGCCGGCGCAAGGAGAGTCCCAAGTTCAGCCCGCGCACCCTGGACATCGACCTGCTGACGGTGGGCGACCTGATCGGAGAACATGATGGGGTCGAACTGCCGCGGGGAGAGATTCTTCAGCACGCCTTCGTGCTACAGCCCTTGGCCGAACTGTTGCCCGAAGCGCGCCATCCTCGCGATGGACGCACCTATGGCGAGCTCTGGGAAAATTTCAATGCCCCCGACCAGCGACTGTGGCCCGTCGGATTTAGTTGGCAACCGCACGCAGTTAGGTAA
- a CDS encoding exopolyphosphatase, with protein MMPAKFRLVTRSDFDGLVCGALLKHLDLIEDILFVHPKDMQDGKIEISDRDITTNLPYVPGCHLAFDHHLSETLRNEQRADNHVIDPDAPSAARVVWRHYGGHDAFPARWDDMMDAVDKGDSAQFDREEVLNPQGWVLLNFIMDARTGLGRFRDFRISNYQLMMKLIDYCREHSIEEILDLPDVQERIELYREHSDKARDQIQRCAAVHGNLVVLDLRDEETIYATNRFVIYALYPDCNISIHVMWGLRKQNTVFAIGKSILDRSSRTNVGELCLAYGGGGHFNAGTCQVANDEAEERLHEIIARIRSDG; from the coding sequence ATGATGCCTGCCAAATTCCGCCTTGTGACGCGCAGCGACTTCGATGGTCTGGTATGTGGTGCCCTGCTCAAGCACCTCGACCTGATCGAGGACATCCTCTTCGTGCATCCCAAGGATATGCAGGATGGCAAGATCGAGATTAGCGATCGGGACATTACCACCAACCTGCCCTATGTGCCCGGCTGCCACCTCGCCTTCGACCACCACCTCAGCGAAACGCTGCGCAACGAGCAGCGGGCGGACAATCATGTCATCGATCCCGACGCCCCTTCGGCAGCGAGAGTAGTGTGGCGCCACTATGGCGGTCATGACGCCTTCCCCGCTCGCTGGGACGACATGATGGACGCCGTGGACAAGGGTGATTCGGCCCAGTTCGACCGCGAAGAGGTGCTGAATCCGCAAGGCTGGGTGCTGCTCAACTTCATCATGGATGCGCGCACCGGGCTCGGGCGCTTCCGCGACTTCCGCATCTCGAACTACCAGTTGATGATGAAGCTCATCGACTACTGCCGGGAGCACAGTATCGAGGAGATCCTCGACCTGCCTGACGTGCAGGAGCGCATCGAGCTGTATCGGGAACACAGCGACAAGGCCCGGGATCAGATCCAGCGCTGCGCAGCGGTTCACGGCAATCTGGTGGTTCTCGACCTGCGCGACGAAGAGACCATCTATGCCACCAACCGCTTCGTCATCTATGCCCTCTACCCGGACTGCAATATCTCCATTCACGTGATGTGGGGGCTGAGAAAGCAAAACACCGTGTTTGCCATCGGCAAGTCAATCCTCGACCGCTCCAGCCGCACAAACGTTGGCGAACTCTGCCTGGCCTACGGTGGTGGCGGCCACTTCAATGCCGGCACCTGCCAGGTCGCCAATGACGAGGCAGAGGAACGGTTGCACGAGATCATCGCCCGCATCCGTTCCGACGGCTGA
- a CDS encoding polynucleotide adenylyltransferase translates to MRRGRDRYLEGLEAYRVGGAVRDSRLGWPVKDTDWVVVGATPEEMQRRGFRPVGRDFPVFLHPETHEEYALARTERKSGHGYTGFVVHASPEVTLEEDLARRDLTINAMAETPDGRLVDPYGGLEDLEARVLRHVSPAFVEDPLRVLRTARFLARYAGLGFTIADETLALMRELAESGELTHLVAERVWTETEKALGEPGPAVYFRALDDCGALAVLLPELARDAKMLEAALARLDCLPEGLAGDECWRWARLVEHLDHEARDAMADRLRLPRAYRDLARQAALTRWLRDQPGPGPAAVHEWLDGIDAWRRGERVAPLLALVELEVPRLAETLGRAWRAVAQLSPRILVEEGFKGGALGTELARRRRAIIVQVLDQDARSDA, encoded by the coding sequence ATGAGAAGAGGGCGAGACCGTTACCTTGAGGGACTCGAGGCCTATCGGGTGGGCGGGGCGGTCCGTGACTCTCGGCTGGGCTGGCCGGTCAAGGACACCGACTGGGTGGTAGTGGGGGCCACGCCGGAGGAGATGCAGCGGCGGGGCTTTCGTCCGGTAGGTCGGGATTTCCCGGTTTTCCTGCACCCCGAAACCCACGAGGAGTATGCCCTGGCCCGTACCGAGCGAAAGTCCGGCCATGGCTATACCGGTTTCGTCGTGCATGCCAGCCCCGAGGTGACGCTGGAGGAGGACCTGGCTCGTCGCGATCTGACAATCAATGCCATGGCCGAGACGCCGGACGGGAGGCTCGTCGACCCCTACGGCGGTCTTGAGGACCTCGAGGCCCGAGTGCTGCGCCACGTGTCGCCGGCCTTCGTCGAGGATCCGCTGCGGGTGCTGCGTACCGCCCGGTTTCTGGCCCGCTATGCCGGGCTTGGCTTCACCATCGCCGATGAAACCCTGGCACTGATGCGGGAACTGGCCGAGAGCGGAGAGTTGACCCACCTGGTGGCCGAGCGGGTCTGGACCGAGACCGAGAAGGCGCTGGGCGAACCTGGCCCGGCGGTCTACTTTCGGGCATTGGATGACTGCGGCGCCCTTGCCGTGTTGCTGCCCGAGCTGGCGCGGGATGCCAAAATGCTGGAAGCGGCGCTGGCGCGACTGGACTGCCTGCCGGAGGGGCTGGCAGGCGATGAATGCTGGCGCTGGGCACGGCTGGTCGAGCATCTGGATCACGAAGCCCGTGATGCCATGGCAGATCGTTTGCGTTTGCCTCGCGCCTATCGCGACCTGGCGCGACAAGCGGCGCTGACGCGATGGCTTCGTGATCAGCCTGGGCCTGGTCCGGCGGCGGTGCATGAGTGGCTGGATGGCATCGATGCCTGGCGACGTGGCGAGCGGGTCGCACCGCTACTGGCGCTGGTCGAACTCGAAGTGCCTAGGCTCGCCGAAACGCTCGGGCGCGCCTGGCGAGCCGTCGCTCAGCTGTCGCCCAGAATCCTGGTCGAAGAGGGCTTCAAGGGGGGCGCGCTGGGCACAGAGCTGGCCCGACGCCGCCGGGCCATTATCGTGCAGGTGCTGGATCAGGATGCCCGCTCGGATGCCTGA
- the glpE gene encoding thiosulfate sulfurtransferase GlpE gives MTPPSYQHLTPETLDAWLTADDPLTLVDIRDPASFANGRIPGSLHLDNDSLPALLEAAPRGQPMVVICYHGHSSQQAADWLAGVGFAEVYSLDGGFTEWQHRHPGRVER, from the coding sequence ATGACGCCCCCTTCGTACCAGCACCTGACGCCCGAGACCCTCGATGCATGGCTGACTGCGGATGATCCCCTTACGCTGGTGGATATTCGTGACCCGGCGAGCTTCGCCAATGGCCGCATACCCGGCAGCCTGCATCTGGACAACGACAGCTTGCCGGCGTTGCTCGAGGCCGCGCCCCGTGGGCAGCCAATGGTGGTCATCTGCTATCACGGTCACTCCAGTCAGCAGGCGGCAGACTGGCTGGCGGGCGTGGGTTTTGCCGAGGTCTATAGCCTCGATGGCGGGTTCACCGAATGGCAGCATCGGCATCCGGGCAGGGTGGAGCGCTGA